AAGATCTTCGCTAGCAGCTTGCCAAAGGGTATTCAACTCCTCTGAAGCCTTATCGAGCCTTTCAATGTTCTGGCTTTTGTGGGCCTCTTTAAGCTCGTTGAGTGCAGCCTCAATGGGTGCCTTCTTGTCAGCTGGCAGCTTGTCGCCAAATTCTTTCAGCTGCTTATCTGTTTGGAAAATTAAACTGTCGGCAGCGTTAAACTTGTCAACCGTTTCGCGAGCCTTCTTGTCGGACTCCTCGTTGGCTTTTGCTTCCTCTCTCATTTTCTTGATTTCGTCGTCGGTCAATCCAGAGGAGGCTTCAATTCTAATCTTCTGCTCCTTGCCAGTTCCCTTGTCCTTTGCAGTAACGTGGAGAATACCGTTTGCATCAATGTCGAAAATAACTTCAACTTGGGGAATACCACGCTGGGCAGGTGGGATACCGTCGAGATGGAACCTTCCAATAGTTTTGTTGTCCTTGGCCATTGGTCTTTCTCCCTGCAGCACGTGAATTTCCACTGTAGGCTGGTTGTCGGCCGCCGTGGTAAAGGTTTCCGATT
This window of the Williamwhitmania sp. genome carries:
- a CDS encoding Hsp70 family protein, with the translated sequence PCKKALSDAGLSTSEISEVILVGGSTRIPAIQQIVEQFFGKAPSKGVNPDEVVAVGAAIQGGVLTGEVKDVLLLDVTPLSLGIETLGGVFTKLIESNTTIPTRKSETFTTAADNQPTVEIHVLQGERPMAKDNKTIGRFHLDGIPPAQRGIPQVEVIFDIDANGILHVTAKDKGTGKEQKIRIEASSGLTDDEIKKMREEAKANEESDKKARETVDKFNAADSLIFQTDKQLKEFGDKLPADKKAPIEAALNELKEAHKSQNIERLDKASEELNTLWQAASEDLYKASQQSSQGPGPDANAGESTGGGQKAGNEEVTDVDFEEVK